A stretch of the Pelodiscus sinensis isolate JC-2024 chromosome 8, ASM4963464v1, whole genome shotgun sequence genome encodes the following:
- the PRLHR gene encoding LOW QUALITY PROTEIN: prolactin-releasing peptide receptor (The sequence of the model RefSeq protein was modified relative to this genomic sequence to represent the inferred CDS: inserted 1 base in 1 codon; substituted 1 base at 1 genomic stop codon), with product MADFLEGSGSVRRNQSQSALSLTANGALAVFXSLQLVHQLKVLIILMYAAVVVVGMVGNCLLVHIIVRVKKMHHVTNFLIGNLALSDVVMCATCIPLTLAYVFEPRGWIFGSAMCYFVFFMQPVTVFVSVFTLATIAVDRYIVIVHPLRHRISLQLGEYVVLFIWILAGCLALPTMAHTYYVELGQQELSLCEEFWGEQEHQRQTYALRLLLITYLFPLLAILVSYTKISLKLKYMVMPGTVTQSQANWDRAKRKRTFCLLVMVVVVFGVCWLPLHTFNLIRDINISAIDTYYFCLVQLLCHWFAMSCTCYNPFIYAWLHDSFREELKKLLVWXRKVAPYGQNMSVSVVI from the exons ATGGCTGATTTCTTGGAAGGCTCAGGCTCTGTTCGCCGCAACCAGAGCCAGTCTGCACTCAGCCTAACCGCCAATGGGGCGTTGGCAGTGTTCTAGAGCTTGCAGCTGGTGCACCAGCTGAAGGTGCTGATCATCCTGATGTatgcagcagtggtggtggtgggcatGGTTGGGAACTGCTTGCTGGTGCATATCATTGTGAGGGTGAAGAAGATGCACCATGTCACCAACTTCCTGATCGGGAACCTGGCACTGTCAGATGTGGTCATGTGCGCCACCTGCATCCCACTCACCCTGGCCTACGTCTTTGAGCCCCGGGGCTGGATCTTCGGCAGTGCTATGTGCTACTTTGTCTTCTTCATGCAGCCCGTCACCGTCTTTGTGTCCGTCTTCACCCTGGCAACCATAGCTGTGGACCGCTACATTGTTATTGTGCATCCTCTGCGACATCGCATCTCGCTGCAGCTGGGTGAGTATGTGGTGCTTTTCATCTGGATCCTTGCTGGCTGCCTGGCACTGCCAACCATGGCTCACACCTACTATGTGGAACTGGGCCAGCAGGAGCTTTCTTTGTGCGAGGAATTCTGGGGGGAACAAGAGCACCAGCGGCAGACCTATGCCTTGCGCTTGCTGCTTATCACCTACCTCTTCCCTCTCCTAGCCATCCTGGTCTCCTACACCAAGATCTCCCTCAAACTTAAGTACATGGTTATGCCTGGAACTGTCACTCAGAGTCAGGCCAACTGGGACAGAGCCAAGCGTAAGAGGACCTTCTGCCTGCTGGTCATGGTGGTGGTGGTCTTTGGGGTGTGCTGGCTGCCTTTGCACACTTTCAACCTCATCCGGGACATCAACATCAGTGCCATTGATACGTATTATTTTTGTCTTGTTCAGCTGCTGTGCCACTGGTTTGCCATGAGCTGCACTTGCTACAACCCCTTCATATATGCCTGGCTGCATGATAGCTTTAGGGAAGAGCTAAAGAAGCTACTGGTCT CACGGAAAGTGGCTCCTTATGGGCAAAACATGTCAGTGAGTGTTGTCATCTGA
- the LOC102449628 gene encoding prolactin-releasing peptide receptor-like, with protein sequence MMNPDNLTSLSFLSAIHSNTSNLFSGLQFVQSFKPLIIPCYSLVVFVGIIGNYLLIYVICKTKKMHNVTNFLVGNLAFSDMLMCATCVPLTLAYAFEPRGWVYGRFMCYFVFLMQPVTVFVSVFTLTVIAVDRYHAMVYPLRRRLAIPVCAYILAAIWLLSCILAAPALVHTYHAEFPELDFSICEEFWFHMKRDHLTYAYSTLILTYVLPLMVISVSYLRISVKLKNRVVPGNITQGQAEWDRARRRKTFRLLVLVVAAFGICWLPLHIFNVIKDMDINLIDKQYFNLIQLLCHWFAMMSACTNAFLYAWLHDSFRGELKKMFAWRKKKIGPATNCIMASVTL encoded by the coding sequence ATGATGAATCCGGACAATTTAACCTCCCTAAGCTTCCTCTCAGCCATTCATAGCAACACTAGCAATTTATTCTCAGGGCTCCAGTTTGTTCAGTCTTTCAAGCCACTCATCATCCCATGCTACTCGCTGGTGGTTTTTGTGGGCATCATTGGGAATTATCTTCTCATTTATGTCATCTGCAAGACGAAAAAAATGCATAATGTCACCAACTTCCTGGTAGGCAACCTGGCTTTCTCAGACATGCTTATGTGTGCCACCTGCGTGCCCCTGACGCTGGCATATGCCTTTGAGCCCAGGGGATGGGTTTATGGACGTTTCATGTGTTATTTTGTGTTCTTAATGCAACCAGTCACCGTGTTTGTGTCTGTCTTCACCTTGACTGTCATAGCTGTGGACAGATATCATGCCATGGTGTATCCTCTCCGGAGGAGACTCGCGATACCAGTCTGTGCTTATATTCTGGCTGCTATCTGGCTACTGAGTTGCATCTTGGCTGCTCCAGCCTTGGTCCACACATATCATGCTGagttcccagaactggacttCTCCATCTGTGAAGAGTTTTggttccatatgaagagggaCCACTTAACTTATGCCTATAGTACTCTCATCCTCACATATGTGCTGCCTTTAATGGTCATCTCTGTGTCCTATCTCCGGATCTCTGTCAAACTGAAAAATCGAGTGGTTCCAGGCAACATCACCCAGGGCCAAGCTGAGTGGGACAGGGCAAGGAGGCGGAAAACCTTTCGCTTGCtggtgctggtggtggctgcCTTTGGCATCTGCTGGCTGCCACTGCACATCTTTAACGTGATAAAAGACATGGATATTAACCTAATAGATAAACAGTATTTTAACCTCATCCAGCTGCTGTGCCACTGGTTTGCTATGATGTCTGCCTGCACCAATGCCTTCCTTTATGCCTGGCTGCATGACAGCTTCAGGGGGGAACTGAAGAAGATGTTTGCCTGGCGGAAAAAGAAGATTGGACCTGCTACTAACTGCATTATGGCCAGTGTGACgctataa